The sequence TGTCACAGTGACACATTGTCACGGAAGAAACCGTGACAATGTGTCACTGTATAATGTCGTCATTACCATAGGATTCGATTTTACGGTATAGATTTCTGACACTAATACCAAGAAGCTTTGCTGCTTGTGCTCTATTACCCTCTACTAACTTGAGTGTAGAAAGAATGTATAGTCTTTCTACCTCTTCAAGCACGGGGTAACCTTGTTTTTGAATTTGTGATAGACATTGCACAAATTCTGATTCATATACTTTTTCCTGCTCACTCAGGGCTCTTTCTTGAAGAGTACCTTTATATTTCTCCGGCCATATATCTTGTGGATAAATAACGTTACCAGAGGCCAGAATCTGACCGCGTTTTATTAAATGAGCAAGTTCGCGAATATTACCGGGAAAGTCATAATCTAACAATCTTTCTTTAGATTTCTCGGATAATACATAAACAGCCTCGAAACCATCTCCCGGACTCACCGTGGATGTCTTCAGAAAATAATCCGCAAGAAGGAGTATATCGCTCTTACGTTGGCGAAGAGTCGGAACATCTAAAGAGATAGCATTTAAGCGATAAAATAAATCCTGGCGAAACCTTTCTTGATTCATTTCATTTTTCAAATCCCGGTTAGTGGCTGCAACAATCCGCACATCAACTTGGCGCAGTCGATTATCTCCCACACGCCTGAATTCCCCGGTTTCCAAAAAGCGCAAGAGTTTAACCTGAATGGATAGAGGCATTTCCCCGATTTCATCTAAAAATAGAGTACCTTGATCAGAGATTTCGACAAGACCTATCTTTTTACTTCCTGCTCCGGTAAATGCACCTTTTTCATGGCCAAAAAGTTCACTTTCAATGAGAGTTTCGGGAATTGCGCCACAGTTTATGGGGATGAAAGCATGGTCAGCACGGTTACTCCAAAGATGAACAGCACGAGCGATAAGTTCTTTGCCACTCCCACTTTCTCCTCTAATAAGAACAGATTCATCACTCTGGGCTACTTTCCTAGTAATCGCTAAAAGGTCTTGTATTAAAGGGCTTTCCCCTATGATCTCTATTCCTGGGGCTTGACGATTGAGAACTTCACGCAGGCCTTTGTTTTCAACTAGTAATTTTCGTTGATCACAGGCTTTTTGAAGAGATATTTCCAGTTCTGCTAAATTACAAGGTTTAGTCAGATAATCAAAGGCACCTAACTTCATTGCCTCAATCGCTGATTCAATGGTTCCATGCCCAGTTAGCATAATGATTTGCACATCCGGCTGCTGGACTTTGATTTGTTCCAGTAAATCAAGTCCGTTGCCATCAGGCAGCTTTAAGTCTAGAAGAACCCCGTCGAAAAGATTTTCATTACAAAGTTCTAAACCCCCTTGAATTGTTCCTGTTTCGAAGACCTCATACCCTTTTCGTCTTAATCGTTTGCTAATGACGGAACGCAACTCAGCTTCATCGTCAAGGATCAGTATTCGATGTTTATATATCAATGTTTAACCACCTTTATAAGCAGGCAAAGTAATACTCACAGTAGTCCCTTTACCTTCAGTACTTTCTATAATTAGACGTCCATTCATTCGCTGGATAATCCCATAACTAACGAACAAACCCAGACCTGTCCCTTGACCCACCGGTTTGGTAGTGAAAAAGGGATTAAAGACACTTTTTAATTGATTTTGGGGGATACCCTGACCATTGTCTTTTACTATAAAGTAAATACTGCCATCAATGCGACAACTCTCTATTTCAACTTGGGAATTAGTTGGTGAAGCGTCCAGAGCATTTGATAAAATATTTAAGACTACTTGTTGCCATTCATTTTCATTACCTGCAATATACAGGCCAGGGTTCAGCTTTCTTTTAAGAGTTATAAATTTTTGCTTTGCTTTATATTCTAAAAGTTTGATCACCTGAGAACTTACCGCTCCAATATCCATCATGCTAAAGGAATGCTGTCGCTTGCGTGAAAATTGCAAGAGGCCATCCGTGATCTGCTTACAACGAACAATTTGCTCCGAAGTAATTCTCAAGCTCTCTTTGATTTCGTCAATGTCAACTTTATTTGGTTCTTCATTTAAGCAATCCAACAGGTCCTCACTATAGGCTGATACTATCGCTAAGGGATTATTAATTTCATGAGCAATTCCTGATGCTAGAAGCCCTAGTGTTGCCATTTTATCCGTTTCAATAACTCTGGACTCCATCTCAACCTGTTGTGTGACGTCTTCCAGTATAACTAGGTATACCGCTCCTTCACTATTCTCACTTGGGATTTGATAGTGTAATTGCCTAAGATATTTCCGTTCTCCGTCAAAAACGAAGGGGTTCACTCGTCCACTTTGGAGAAATGAACAATCAAAGTCTTCTTCACTCTGCACAATGTCTTCGCAGGAAAGATTAAAGTAATTTGTCTCACCAAACCATTCCGCAAAGGTTGGGTTCCACCAAATAATTTGTTTTTGGCCATTCAACAAAACCATTCCTGCCCCAATGCCATCAACGACTGTTCTTAAAAGCTCCTTTTCCGCTTTAATATTTTGATTCTTTTTATCTAACATTGCCATAAGTTGCTTAAACGAGTAGGCTAGTCTACCAATTTCATCTTGAGATGAATAGGAAATATCAGCTTGTAAATCTCCCGTTACCTTAATCTTTTTGACTTGGGTTTCCAGGTCTTCTATGGGCTGTACAAGCTTTAATCCAAAAACAATACTTAGTATCGTCACCACCGCAATGGTAAGGAATAAAACTCCCCCTAAATTCCTGGCAAGTTCATAAATCGGCTCGTATGCTTCTATAACAGGCTGCTCGATAAAAACTCCCCAATTAGGTTTATCCACCCGAGCAAACGACCCAATGACTTTCCCTCCTTGATCACCTGTGTACTCATTAGGAGGCTCTTCTCCAGTCAAAAAACTACTGACCGCTGGATTTTTTCTGATATCCTTTTGGCTTAAAACCCTGCTAAAATCCGTATGACCAATTAAAGAACCCTCTTCATCGACAAAAAAGACATACCCCTTATGTCCTATACGAGTATCTATATATTGATTAATCATTAGTTTTAAATCAGCCTTAGCTTGAAGATATCCCAGGTGTTCACGAGTTTGAGTATCCCTTATTCCTAATGTTATAAAAAATTGCGGTCGTCGATCTTTAGAAAAAAAAACATCACTCACAGAGTAGTGTTCAGGCATTGTTTCCGGTCCTACGTAGTCAGCATTTGAAACAATACCATCTGTTATAACTTCCCTCCTGGAGACTTGAACTAAGATATTTAAATTTTTATCCAATATCTTAATATCTTCTAAATAGGGTTCCTGACGCAATACAATATTTAGGATTCCCTCTTGTTCTTTATCCTTGCCTTTAATCAGGACAGTGGAGTTTACATCGGTAAGATTAGCTAAACTCTCTACAATATTTGTAATTGAAACCTGAAGCTTTGTGGCTATAACCATAGTCTTTTGTATGTTTTGTTCTCTAATACTATCTTTAAACTTGTACCTTACAGTGTTAAAAGTAGTCAAGGAAATAAACACCATGGGGATGATTGACATTAAAATTCCAAATACTAAAACTCTAGTTTTAATACGCTGATTCCAAAGCGTCTTTCCCGCTTTCACTGATGGCCTCCTTGTCCGATAACTTCATCTGCAAAATATATATATGCTTCTTCAAGAGAAATCCCTAATCTTTGCGCAACCTCTAGGTTAACCGTAAAACTTAACTTTTCTGCTGTTTCAACAGGAATAGACTTCGGAGAATACCCCATCATGATTTTGTGTACCATATGTGCGGTTTGAGCACCTTGATTATAATAAGATGTCCCGTAGGAAGCAATGCACCCTTTTTCTGCATCACTAGGGTAGACTCCAAATACCGGTACACCCTTTATTAACGCATAATTTGCTATCGCCTTTGTATGGGTTTCCAAAAATAATCCCGGCATAATAAGGATAGCTTGGCTGGTCTTGCTAATTTCGTTAACGATTCTAGGAATATCTTGTTCTATGGAAATATCATATATTTTATAGCTAATATTCAACTCCCGCGCAGTCTGCGCAAGACCCGGTTGAGAATCTTGAAATAAATTTGTTCTCTTATCTCCCAGAACCGCAACCTCTTCAACGTGAGGCATTAACCGTTTAAGCAGATCAAGCCTTTTCGCAATGAGTTCATAATGATAATTATTGAGTCCCGTAACATTTGTCCCCGGGATTACCTCGCTTTCTACTAAACCAATTGCTATAGGAGAAAGTGCTCCCATAAATATTATCGGCGGGGGATTGTTGAGCTTAGCTACCGTTTTTGACAGAGATCGTGTCTCTCCCTCTCCAGAAGCAACTAGCACATCAAATTTCTGGGATACTAATTTCTCAGCAAGTTGATCCATTTCTGCGTAGTCATTTGGGGCGGTCATTACCTCGTAAACAACATCTTTACCCTCTTGATAATTTAAGTTACTGAGTTCGTCCCTAAGACCCTCAAACTTCTCTAAACGATCTTCATTCTGAGATAGAACACCGATTCTAACAACTTTATCTTCAGCAATTGATACTTTACTCATATAAAAACCCGCTCCGACCAAATACAATATATAAATAAAATAAATAACACGTCCCATATTCAAGGCCTCATCTCAGTTTGAGTTATTATCTTTAATTAAACCCAATAGTTTAAATCTTTCTTCATTGTACCAGAGGAAGGATAATATAGCACCACAGATCATATGTTAAATATTTCATATAAATCAAAGAAAACTTAACTAATTTCTTGAAATTTTTCCTTATAAACTCAATTAAACTTTTCAATCTATAGTTTAACATTTTTACTTTAAGGAACTATTAAACGAGTCCTAATACTATTAAACGAAAAGTCTTCCCATTTCCGCTTTTAAACTTTAAAAAAAGAAAGTTTCATCGTCTAACTTTCTTCTTTCTTCTCAACTATACAATCCCATGTTGAAAACAGCTCCCTTAAAGGCCCAATAAGCACTCTAAGGGAGCTGTTTCAATCTTCTACTTTCGGAAAAATTCTAGTTCAGCAACTGAGCATCCTCGGCAATACCTGCCATCAGTAGGCCCATAGTACGTTCATCAGCTTGCTCAACAGGCATAACCTTCATAATTTTCCCTTCGTACAGTACCGCAATGTTATCACAAATACTAGTCAATTCCTCAAGATCCTCAGAAATTAACAAGATTCCAACACCATTGCTTCGGGCCTCTAAGAGTTTGCTGTGTAAGTATTCAGTCGCCCCAATATCCAACCCTCTTGTCGGATAAGCTGCTACCAAGGCAACTGGGTTACGGGTTATTTCCCTAGCCAGCACTACCCTTTGGATGTTACCTCCAGATAGTCTTGCCGTAGGGGTTTCTAAGTCCGGTGTTTTGATGCCGTACTTTTCCACTTGTGAAGAACTATGAGACATAATTGCTTGGTTTTGGAGAAGTGAATACTTGGCAAAGGGCGACCGGTGATGATCCTTTAGAATGAGGTTTTCCCAGATACTAAAGGAAGGAATAGTTCCCACATGAATTCTATCCTCTGGGATATAGCCAAGACCTTGCTCTATAATTCCAGCTGGCAACATATTAGTGCTGTCTTGACCGTTCAGTGAGATATTGCCAGAACTGATTTTTCTCAAACCTGCAATTACTTCCGCAAGCTCTTTTTGTCCATTTCCTGATACTCCGGCTATTCCCAATATTTCATTTTCTCTTATCTGAAGTGATACTCCTGCCAAAGCTTCAGATCCCTTATCTCCTTTTGCATGAACCTGCTCAAGTTCTAAGACAATCTTTCCCGGAGAATAGTTACCATCTCTTCTACAGGGAGCCATTTCTCTCCCTACCATTAACTTGGCTAACTCTTCTTGAGTGGTTTCTTGAGTTTTGACATTTGAACATACTACCCCATCTCTCAATACAGTAACTCTGTCACTTATTGCCATAACCTCATTAAGTTTATGACTAATCAAAATTATTGAGTTTCCCAATTGAGCCATGTTTTTCAACAGTAAGATCAATTCATTAGATTCCTGGGGCGTAAGTACCGCAGTGGGCTCATCAAGAATTAACAGGTTTGCTCCTCTGTAAAGCGCTTTTATAATCTCTACACGCTGTTGTTCCCCTACACTTAGCTGCCAGACAAAGGCATCAGGATTAATTGCTAAACCATATCTATCGGTAATCTCTTTAATTCTTTTGGCAGCCGTTTTTAAATCCACAAAGAATTTTTTGGATAACCCTAGAATTACATTTTCACAGACGGTTAGAGTGGGAACCAACATAAAATGTTGATGCACCATGCCGATCCCCAGCTCGATAGCTTCACTTGGCGAATTAATCCTGACTTGTTTACCGTTAAGCAAAATCTCACCAGCGTCAGGTTGATAAAGACCGTAGAGGATATTCATCAGAGTGGTTTTCCCTGCTCCGTTTTCGCCAAGAATGGCCAGTACCTCACCCGCTTCTAGTTGGATATTGACCCTATTGTTACTTAGGACTCCAGGAAAACGCTTAGTGATTCCAGACATCTCTAATTGTTTAATCTTTTCAACCATTCAATTCACCTATTATTTCTTAGGTAGTTCCACCTTTAGTTTTCCGCTAATAATCTCTTGTTTAGCCGTTTCTACAGCAGCCTTTACTTCAGCTGGAACTTTATCAGCTAATTTTTCGTTGTACTTAAACTCAATAGTTCCATCAGCTAAGGTCAGGGTCAAGTGTTGTCCGCCCAGTGTACCTTGCTTTCTCAGGTCAATTATTTTGTTCACTACTTTTTCCCAATGATAAACTTGGGAAGCTAATACGTGGTCAGGAGCAATACTGCTTTGATCCATGTCTGTCGAAAGCCAATAGTTTCCTTTTGTTTCACCAATAGCTCTGACAGCTCCTACAGCTTGCTGTGAAGAACCTGTAATAATATCTGCACCAGCACTCATCTGAGTCTTGGCGAGATTACCAGCTCCCACAATGTCATTGAACGAGCCCGTATAGGCTATTCGGGTTTGAACATCAGCTTTACCCTTAGCGACACCTTGCTGAACACCATAATTATACTTAACAGCATCTCCAGACTCCACTGGCCCAACGATTCCAACAACTCCTGATTTAGTCATTTTTGCTGCCAAAATTCCCAAGAGGTAGCCTCCCTCTTGCGCTTGGGGATCATAGGCAAAAATGTTCAGTTGAGTCGCAAAACCGGTTCCATAAGCAAAGGTTGTTTTGGGGAAGTCCTTAGCTATATCGTTTAAAACACTTTGGTACTGAGAACCATGAGCAAAAATAATTTCATACCCTTGAGTTGCATACTGACGGATAGCTGCCCCAGCATCCACAGCATTACCAAGTTTTTCACTAATTGCAACTTCGACTTTGTCTTCACCCATACTTTTCTGTACAGCTTTTAAACCCTCAACCATGGATTGGCCCCAAGCCATATCATCAACAGTAGCAGGAAGTACAAGAGCAATACGGATTTTTTGTGCGTCGGTTTTCTGGGGAGTTGTTTCAGCAGCTGGCTTGGCAGCACAACCTGTAAAGGCTAACATAGTAAGTGCAGCCAAAATAAGAGATAATACCTTTTTCTTCAATTTTTTCTCCTCCTTCAATTTTATTATGATCAACCTCTGGTTCCGCGCTCGTAGGGCTTACCAAGTGCTGCTGGCGCCCAGACGCGTCCATAAGAGATTGCCAGAGCAATTATTGTTACCATATACGGTAGAATAACTGCCAACTCGTAGGGAAAATTGATGCCTAGGACTTGAACCATACTTTGGAAGGAATCAGCCATGCTGAATAAAAGTGAACCAAGCAGAATCCCCCAAGGACTCCAACGACCAAAGTAAACAAGGGCTATGGCTATAAAACCTCTGCCAGCAGTAATATTGTCTGCATACATATTTGCTTGCCCTATTGTTAAAAAGGCTCCTGCCAGCGAAGCTAGCATCCCGCCGACTATCAAACACTGATATCTGATTTTGACGACACTCACGCCCAAAGTATCTGCAGCCTCCGGTTTATTGCCTACTGCACGAATGTTTAAGCCCCAACTCGTCTTATAGAGTACTATTCCAGACAAAGGTACCAGAAGAAATGCAGTATACACCAGGACATTATGATTAAAGAGAACTTGCCCAATCAGAGGTATATCACTCAACATAGGGATTGCTATAGGTTTTAGTCCATCAATGGAAGTTACCCCTCCTACATAGAGACGAAATAGCAAACCTGATAGCCCCCAGCCAAACATATACAACCCAATCCCACTTATTCCTTGTTCGGCCTTAAAGGTAACGCTTACAAAAGCCATTATCAGCCCCATCAGTGCTCCAATAGCTAGACTTATAATTATTCCCAGTAGAGGACTACCTTGTTGGAGCGTCGCAAAAAAACCTGCGAAAGCTCCCATCATCATAATACCTTCCACCCCGAGATTATAAACGCCTGACCGTTGAACAAACATTTCACCTAAGGCAGCTAAAAGAAAGGGGGTTGCCAGGCGGACTCCGGTGGCTAGTATAATTATAAAAATATCAATACTCATGAATCCTTCCATTTACTTCCCACCTCCCCTATCCACTTTTGTCCCAAAAGTTTGGCTTTCAATTTAACGATAGAATCTGGACTTCTCAAGAAGTAATCACTCGAAACAACAAACAAGACAACCAATCCTTGAATGACCATAATCATAGCAGCAGGAATATTGACAGCCCTTTGCATCATATCTGCGCCTACAAGCAAAGCCCCAAACAATATCGAAGCTGGGATAGTACCTAATGGATGCAGGCGACCGAAAAGTGCAGCAACAATTCCGCTGAATCCATACCCTGCAGACAGACCTTCTAATGAACGATGATGTACTCCTGTGACTTCTACAACTCCGGCAAGGCCTGCCATTCCTCCAGCCATAGCCATAGCTAAAATTAAGTACCATTCTACTTTTATGCCAGCATACCTGGCTGCTTCAGGTCCAGCTCCAACCGCACGCAAACGATATCCACGGCTTGTTTTCCACAAAAAAACATATACAAGCACAGCCAAAACTAGGGCGAAAATAAGTCCCGTATGGATTCTAGTTCCCGGTACAAGACGGCTAAGCCAGATTTGCTCAGGAATTAATGCTGTCTGTGGTACACCTGTACCGTAGGAAACCTCTTTTGGATCAATCAATGGCCCCCTTATAAGAAACAGATATAACTGTAACGCAATTTGGTTAAGCATTACAGTACTTAGTATCTCATTGACAGATAGACGAGCTTTAAGCCAACCGGCAATACCACCCCATATTGCACCACACGCTCCGCCTGCCACAAATACTGCAGGGAGCAGAATCATTGCAGGTACATCAGACAAAGAAGTCCCGACCGCTGTTGCTCCAATGGCCCCTGCCAGTATTTGACCCTCAGCTCCAATATTGATAATCCCACTGCGAAAGGAAATTACAATACCTAATCCCACTAATAGCAGCGGAACTGTCCTTACTAAAGTTTCAGTTATACCAAATTTATCCCCAAGCGGCCCTGAAAACATTACTCCATAAGCCTTTATAGGGTCTGACTTAGCTAAGATAAGAAATAAGGCACCTACTAAAAGTGCTCCAAATAAGGCTAATAGTAGGACAAGAATTTGTTTAAAGACCCCATTATGTTTTGAACTCAACGATACGCAACTCCATCCTGTCAGGAAATTGTAAGGCTCTTCTAATACTACCTTCGTTAGCAATGCCTGATCCTAATGAGAACAAATTCACCTCCACCTGCAAAGAATTAGTCGGAGAGATGAATATTGAAGCTTACCATCTACTCGGACTAAAATAACTAATCAAATATGGTATACCCTAATTACAAATAGAATGTTGACAGAACCAAAAAAAGCTTCATAGAGACATAAACCTCTATGGAGCCTTTATTCTAATGATTACCAATTATATTATCTAATTAGCAAAATTGCAATAATTTCTTATTATGCCTAATTTTATCCTTATTCATTCATTTCAAGGTAAATCATACAATATTACAAGTAATCTAAAATATATAAAATTTATGGATAATTTTGATTATTGTTATTACATTTATAGGCTGCATATGATAGAATTTACCTGAATGAATTATCATTCAGGTAAATTCCTTTTTTTGGTGTTATTAATTTGGAAGAACGCTCTAACATTCATGGACTAATTAAGATTGGAGGGGAAATCATTTTAGAATAGTCTTAATTTATAAAATGTTCACAATGAAATAGCAATAGTCTGGAGCTGCTCTCATTTTCTGTAATTTGTTGAAATGGTAGGTGAACTATTCAATGAAAGAAAACTCGGGAATGATCTATGACGATGTTGAAAAATGTGTCGATGAAGTTATTAACTACGTCGGCAAGGATATAACCTTTTCTATGACCCTAGCCTTAGGAAAACCAGTACGCTTTATTAATGAACTATACAAGCGTGCCAAAAAAGACCCGGAGTTAAAACTCAAAATTATTACTGCTCTTTCTCTTGAGATTCCTAAGGGCAGTTCAGAACTTGAAAAGCGCTTAATGCAACCAATAATGGACAAGGTTTTTGCAGGAGTCCCTGAGTTTGAGTATATGAAAGATTTTCGCGCTGGAACTTTGCCAAAAAATGTCGAACTATTCGAATTTTACTCTAAGGCTGGCAGCTACATAAATAATCCTGTTGCGCAGCAACGTCATTTATCCTCTCATTATACACACGTGGTTCGAGATGCTTTAGCTCTTGGCACAAATGTTTTCGGGGAACTAATATCCTACAGAGAAATTAATGGTAAGACTATGTATTCTATGGCCTGTAACCCGGATATTTGCCTTGAAACTGTTCGTAAAATGAGGGAACTACGAGCCAACGGTCATAAATTAGTGATCATAGGGGAAGCCAATAAAAAGCTGCCCTTTATGTATGGTGATGCCGTAGTTGAGGCAGATGCCTACGATATTATTCTTCAGGGTCCAAATTTCGATTATGAGCTTTTCTGCCCTCCCAAGGATTCTGTTGCCCTCAGCGATCATATGATTGGGATCAATGTCAGTCCTTTGATCAAAGATGGCGGCACTATCCAAGTAGGGATTGGAGCCCTCGGGGACGCAATTGTTTCAGGACTTATTTTGCGTAATGAACATAATGCTATCTACCAAGAAATCTTGGAGAAAGCTGGTATAAAAAGACGATATGAAAAGTTAATAGCTGACTGGGGTGATACTGGCACCTTTGAAAAAGGTCTTTATGGCTCATCGGAGATGTTTGTTGATGCCTTTATGCAAATGTACAAAAAAGGAATTTTGAAACGGAAAGTCTACGAGAGTATTCCCCTTATGAAACTTATCAATGAGGGCAAACTAGATCCCGATTCCATTCCTCTTGACATTATAGACCAACTCATTGAAATCAAAGCAATTCATAAGAAAATTAAAGCCAAAGACTTTGAGTTTCTTACAGAATTCGGAATCCTTAAACAGGGCCTCACCTATGATCACTATACAATTATTGATGAAAACACCAGATACTTCGCAGATATGAATGAGGAAAAAAATCGATTAGAGATTCGAAAACTACTTGGCAAAAAACTGCTCAAAGGCACAGTAATTATGGGAGCCTTCTTTTTAGGACCTAAAGCCTTTTATAAAGACCTCAACAACATGAGCGAAGAGGAAAGACAGCTCTTTGCAATGTCCGCTGTTGAGAAAGTCAACCAGCTTTATGGGGGAGAAGAACTTCGTACTCTACAACGTAAAGATGCTCGCTTTATAAATACGGGGATGGTTGCCAGTGTTTTTGGAGCAATTGCCTCTGATCAACTGGAAAATGGGCAAGTCGTGAGCGGAATTGGCGGGCAGTACAATTTTGTAGCAATGGGTCACGTCTTACCAAAAGCGCGGGTCATAATTATGATTAAAAGCACAAAAGGATCTGGCAAAAACCTCAAATCAAATATTGTCTTTAATTATGGCCATTGTTCAATACCGAAACATATGAGAGATATCGTAGTTACAGAGTATGGGATCGCTGACCTTCGCAGTAAGCCAGAAAGCGAAGTGATTGCCGCAATGATTAACATAGCTGATTCAAGATTCCAAAAAAAATTACTTGAAAAAGCAAAAAAAGCGGGAAAGCTCCCCCAAAATTATGAAATACCTGCAGAGTATAGAAATAATACTCCGCAAAAAATACAAGCTTTGTTAAAACCTTATCAAGCTCAAGGCCTCTTTCCTCAGTTCCCATTTGGCACGGAGTTATCGGCGCTTGATATCAAGCTAGCAGGAGCGATGAAAGGCATGAAGGCACTCGCAAAAGGTAATATATTGAAAATAGTTAAGGGAATCCTTAAGGAATTGCTTAGACCCATTCCTAATTCAGCTCAACCCTACATTGACAGAATGAGTCTAGCCCACCCTGTTTCCATCAGCGAAAGATTCATGAGAAAAATGGTCGTTTTTGCGCTAAGAAATGCTAATGTACTTCATTCTGAACAACATCCCGTTACAATGTCGAACCGGGTAGAAGCAAAATAAACAAGATCCAAACAACAGCAAAAATACGCCTATGAGCAAGCTATCAAAGCTATCCTCATAGGCGTGTTTCTGTGGTAGAACCTTCTGTTAAGAAGTCATAAATATGCTACCTTTCCTCTCGGTCATAGGATAGACCTAACGCTCCAGGAGCAGTCAATCGTCCTTTTTGGCGAGCAACGACAAAGACTAGGATTAAAACTGTAAATAGATAGGGCAACATTTTTAAGAAAAACGGTGACATTTGAATACCTAAGACTTGTAACCGGAACCCTAGGGCATCGATTCCGCCGAACAGGTAAGCCCCCATGAGAGCTCTCCAAGGATTCCATAAAGCAAATATTACAAGGGCAACTGCAATCCAACCCCTTCCTGCCGTCATGTTTTCCAGCCAGCTAGGGGCATAGGCCAGTGATAAGTATGCGCCGCCGATCCCACCTAAGGCACCGCCAACGACAACATAGATATATCTTAGATAAAAGACATTTAAACCAAGAGCGTCCATAGCAGCAGGATTTTCGCCTAGTGCTCTGAGA comes from Desulfosporosinus meridiei DSM 13257 and encodes:
- a CDS encoding sigma-54-dependent transcriptional regulator encodes the protein MIYKHRILILDDEAELRSVISKRLRRKGYEVFETGTIQGGLELCNENLFDGVLLDLKLPDGNGLDLLEQIKVQQPDVQIIMLTGHGTIESAIEAMKLGAFDYLTKPCNLAELEISLQKACDQRKLLVENKGLREVLNRQAPGIEIIGESPLIQDLLAITRKVAQSDESVLIRGESGSGKELIARAVHLWSNRADHAFIPINCGAIPETLIESELFGHEKGAFTGAGSKKIGLVEISDQGTLFLDEIGEMPLSIQVKLLRFLETGEFRRVGDNRLRQVDVRIVAATNRDLKNEMNQERFRQDLFYRLNAISLDVPTLRQRKSDILLLADYFLKTSTVSPGDGFEAVYVLSEKSKERLLDYDFPGNIRELAHLIKRGQILASGNVIYPQDIWPEKYKGTLQERALSEQEKVYESEFVQCLSQIQKQGYPVLEEVERLYILSTLKLVEGNRAQAAKLLGISVRNLYRKIESYGNDDIIQ
- a CDS encoding ATP-binding protein, with amino-acid sequence MKAGKTLWNQRIKTRVLVFGILMSIIPMVFISLTTFNTVRYKFKDSIREQNIQKTMVIATKLQVSITNIVESLANLTDVNSTVLIKGKDKEQEGILNIVLRQEPYLEDIKILDKNLNILVQVSRREVITDGIVSNADYVGPETMPEHYSVSDVFFSKDRRPQFFITLGIRDTQTREHLGYLQAKADLKLMINQYIDTRIGHKGYVFFVDEEGSLIGHTDFSRVLSQKDIRKNPAVSSFLTGEEPPNEYTGDQGGKVIGSFARVDKPNWGVFIEQPVIEAYEPIYELARNLGGVLFLTIAVVTILSIVFGLKLVQPIEDLETQVKKIKVTGDLQADISYSSQDEIGRLAYSFKQLMAMLDKKNQNIKAEKELLRTVVDGIGAGMVLLNGQKQIIWWNPTFAEWFGETNYFNLSCEDIVQSEEDFDCSFLQSGRVNPFVFDGERKYLRQLHYQIPSENSEGAVYLVILEDVTQQVEMESRVIETDKMATLGLLASGIAHEINNPLAIVSAYSEDLLDCLNEEPNKVDIDEIKESLRITSEQIVRCKQITDGLLQFSRKRQHSFSMMDIGAVSSQVIKLLEYKAKQKFITLKRKLNPGLYIAGNENEWQQVVLNILSNALDASPTNSQVEIESCRIDGSIYFIVKDNGQGIPQNQLKSVFNPFFTTKPVGQGTGLGLFVSYGIIQRMNGRLIIESTEGKGTTVSITLPAYKGG
- a CDS encoding ABC transporter substrate-binding protein, which gives rise to MSKVSIAEDKVVRIGVLSQNEDRLEKFEGLRDELSNLNYQEGKDVVYEVMTAPNDYAEMDQLAEKLVSQKFDVLVASGEGETRSLSKTVAKLNNPPPIIFMGALSPIAIGLVESEVIPGTNVTGLNNYHYELIAKRLDLLKRLMPHVEEVAVLGDKRTNLFQDSQPGLAQTARELNISYKIYDISIEQDIPRIVNEISKTSQAILIMPGLFLETHTKAIANYALIKGVPVFGVYPSDAEKGCIASYGTSYYNQGAQTAHMVHKIMMGYSPKSIPVETAEKLSFTVNLEVAQRLGISLEEAYIYFADEVIGQGGHQ
- a CDS encoding ABC transporter ATP-binding protein, coding for MVEKIKQLEMSGITKRFPGVLSNNRVNIQLEAGEVLAILGENGAGKTTLMNILYGLYQPDAGEILLNGKQVRINSPSEAIELGIGMVHQHFMLVPTLTVCENVILGLSKKFFVDLKTAAKRIKEITDRYGLAINPDAFVWQLSVGEQQRVEIIKALYRGANLLILDEPTAVLTPQESNELILLLKNMAQLGNSIILISHKLNEVMAISDRVTVLRDGVVCSNVKTQETTQEELAKLMVGREMAPCRRDGNYSPGKIVLELEQVHAKGDKGSEALAGVSLQIRENEILGIAGVSGNGQKELAEVIAGLRKISSGNISLNGQDSTNMLPAGIIEQGLGYIPEDRIHVGTIPSFSIWENLILKDHHRSPFAKYSLLQNQAIMSHSSSQVEKYGIKTPDLETPTARLSGGNIQRVVLAREITRNPVALVAAYPTRGLDIGATEYLHSKLLEARSNGVGILLISEDLEELTSICDNIAVLYEGKIMKVMPVEQADERTMGLLMAGIAEDAQLLN
- a CDS encoding BMP family lipoprotein; this encodes MKKKVLSLILAALTMLAFTGCAAKPAAETTPQKTDAQKIRIALVLPATVDDMAWGQSMVEGLKAVQKSMGEDKVEVAISEKLGNAVDAGAAIRQYATQGYEIIFAHGSQYQSVLNDIAKDFPKTTFAYGTGFATQLNIFAYDPQAQEGGYLLGILAAKMTKSGVVGIVGPVESGDAVKYNYGVQQGVAKGKADVQTRIAYTGSFNDIVGAGNLAKTQMSAGADIITGSSQQAVGAVRAIGETKGNYWLSTDMDQSSIAPDHVLASQVYHWEKVVNKIIDLRKQGTLGGQHLTLTLADGTIEFKYNEKLADKVPAEVKAAVETAKQEIISGKLKVELPKK
- a CDS encoding ABC transporter permease, producing the protein MEGFMSIDIFIIILATGVRLATPFLLAALGEMFVQRSGVYNLGVEGIMMMGAFAGFFATLQQGSPLLGIIISLAIGALMGLIMAFVSVTFKAEQGISGIGLYMFGWGLSGLLFRLYVGGVTSIDGLKPIAIPMLSDIPLIGQVLFNHNVLVYTAFLLVPLSGIVLYKTSWGLNIRAVGNKPEAADTLGVSVVKIRYQCLIVGGMLASLAGAFLTIGQANMYADNITAGRGFIAIALVYFGRWSPWGILLGSLLFSMADSFQSMVQVLGINFPYELAVILPYMVTIIALAISYGRVWAPAALGKPYERGTRG